One Paramisgurnus dabryanus chromosome 8, PD_genome_1.1, whole genome shotgun sequence DNA window includes the following coding sequences:
- the LOC135771447 gene encoding uncharacterized protein isoform X1 produces the protein MCKDVDFILNSPNKVNKRISRFERRITRLRKHHGECARRQSAREKAMETSSVGTIMPHQDPDDQVPSPLQQDILDLKLMCRKRSLLDSKGNMDSSIPSDVTKPFGKKSLSTKKSADTDSDADTEILELPSSSVSPGACDVPDLKRTDSVFLTKKSLGISSTSDDSISSIDNSEDEYVPESESSSEESEDSIPQPLSSPSSTNVSLGDNVDSSSSSMNADKECSPLEVKETMTHSDNDCSSEVSVMKLKKTAYGQRMYNKKHYCFYCYKPFCKMARHLAQVHKNEVDVAKALSYPKGSKERKINLDLLRNKGNRVHNTNVLKAGKGVLVPRQQSTAKNVNFKDYLHCLNCQGLFRRKALWRHMSRCNLAKKCQVTKPGRSRVQALCAYAEPVPEGVTKKLWKLISDMKQDEVTHVVKSDACIIKFGEHLCNKMGNDKTKHEYIRTKMREAGRLLVSARKVGKLQSIKDFFIPQNFYDVIKAVKDTAGYREEDEVFAIPSLALKLGHNLKKMADIAECEAMIAGDENIVQKVKMFKKMYTTKWNELVSASALKTLNEAKWNTPELLPFTEDVKKMHIHLSKQTKLYQEKLKLEKSQKNWSNLAQVTLCDVMVFNRRRAGEVSKMKLNSYLLRNTSVLHSDVAVALSKVEQKLCQHFQRVEIRGKRDRKVPILLTPSMLDSMELLVKNRQACGVHDENLFFFAKPMTETSYYKGTDCIRKVAYQCGAERPKTLKTTKLRKHIATLSTVLNLRDTDMDQLADFMGHDIRVHRNFYRLPEGTLQLAKISKVLMALEQGRVSEFKGKNLDEINLDPNEKVNVETDVSETDVSETEDEESEGEMPQPKKRRRSSSTSIAESSVGTKSLREMPQQEKQCQSPSTSTEENSFARKSAKERATTSNSGLSKCPKRKWTEEEVKAVENKLLDCITSGRLPGIRQCEDCIRSAPELLKNRTWKSVKFYVKNRITAFRRECEKRKKM, from the exons ATGTGTAAagatgttgattttattttaaacagcCCAAATAAAGTCAACAAAAGGATCAGCAGGTTTGAACGTCGCATCACAAGACTGAGAAAGCATCATGGTGAATGTGCCAGGAGACAATCAGCTAGAGAaaag GCAATGGAAACATCAAGTGTTGGCACCATCATGCCTCACCAGGACCCAGATGACCAGGTCCCATCTCCCCTCCAGCAGGACATACTTGACTTAAAATTGATGTGTAGAAAACGATCCTTG CTGGATTCAAAGGGAAATATGGACAGTTCAATACCTTCAGATGTTACCAAGCCGTTTGGCAAAAAGTCACTGTCTACAAAGAAATCTGCG GACACAGACAGTGATGCAGATACAGAAATCCTAGAGTTGCCCAGTTCTTCTGTATCACCAGGAGCCTGTGATGTCCCAGACCTAAAGAGGACTGACAGTGTATTC CTTACCAAGAAATCATTAGGGATCAGTTCCACTTCAGATGACTCAATTAGCAGCATTGACAACAGTGAAGACGAGTATGTGCCTGAATCGGAGAGCAGTTCTGAAGAATCTGAAGACAGCATTCCACAGCCTTTGTCCAGTCCCTCATCTACCAATGTGTCATTAGGTGACAATGTTGATTCTTCCTCATCTTCCATGAATGCAGACAAGGAATGTTCCCCACTTGAAGTTAAGGAGACAATGACTCATTCAGATAATGACTGCAGTAGTGAGGTTTCTGTAATGAAACTGAAAAAGACTGCATATGGCCAAAGAATGTACAACAAAAAGCattattgcttttattgttACAAACCATTCTGCAAAATGGCAAGACACTTGGCCCAAGTTCATAAAAATGAGGTCGATGTAGCAAAAGCTCTTTCTTATCCAAAGGGGTCTAAAGAAAGGAAGATTAATTTGGATCTTTTGAGGAATAAAGGGAACCGTGTACACAACACAAATGTTCTAAAAGCTGGCAAAGGAGTGTTGGTGCCACGTCAACAATCCACTGCTAAAAACGTGAATTTTAAGGACTACTTGCACTGTTTGAACTGCCAAGGGCTGTTCAGGCGAAAAGCACTTTGGAGGCATATGTCAAGGTGTAACCTGGCCAAGAAGTGCCAGGTCACAAAACCAGGTAGATCCAGAGTTCAAGCACTCTGTGCTTATGCAGAGCCTGTTCCTGAAGgagtaacaaaaaaattatggaaaCTGATCAGTGACATGAAGCAAGATGAAGTAACGCACGTGGTTAAAAGTGATGCATGCATCATCAAGTTTGGAGAACACTTGTGCAACAAAATGGGGAACGACAAAACCAAGCATGAATACATCAGAACTAAAATGCGTGAGGCTGGAAGGCTGTTGGTATCTGCTAGAAAAGTTGGAAAACTGCAGAGTATTAAAGACTTTTTCATACCCCAAAACTTCTATGATGTTATTAAGGCCGTTAAAGATACAGCGGGATACCGAGAAGAAGATGAGGTCTTTGCAATTCCGTCTTTGGCGTTAAAACTGGGGCACAACCTAAAAAAAATGGCAGATATTGCAGAATGTGAAGCAATGATTGCAGGAGATGAAAACATTGTCcaaaaggtaaaaatgtttaagaaaatgtaTACCACAAAATGGAATGAATTGGTGTCAGCCTCAGCCTTGAAGACACTTAATGAAGCAAAATGGAACACTCCAGAGCTTCTTCCTTTTACTGAGGATGTTAAGAAAATGCACATCCATCTCAGCAAGCAAACTAAACTGTACCAAGAAAAGCTAAAACTTGAGAAAAGTCAAAAGAACTGGTCAAATCTTGCTCAAGTGACTCTGTGTGATGTAATGGTGTTTAATCGCAGGAGAGCAGGAGAAGTTTCGAAAATGAAGTTGAATTCATATCTTCTCCGAAACACATCTGTTTTGCATTCTGATGTCGCGGTTGCTTTATCTAAAGTTGAGCAGAAGCTCTGTCAGCATTTCCAACGTGTTGAAATTAGAGGCAAGCGAGACAGAAAGGTGCCAATACTCCTGACCCCAAGTATGCTGGACTCCATGGAGCTACTTGTAAAGAATCGTCAAGCATGTGGTGTACATgatgaaaatcttttttttttcgcaAAACCCATGACTGAGACATCATACTACAAAGGCACGGATTGCATCAGGAAGGTTGCCTACCAGTGTGGAGCTGAACGTCCAAAGACTCTAAAAACCACAAAGCTGCGGAAACACATTGCAACACTTTCTACAGTGCTTAATCTGAGAGATACTGATATGGaccaattggcagattttatgGGACATGATATAAGAGTTCATAGAAACTTTTACCGACTGCCTGAAGGGACGTTACAACTAGCAAAGATCAGCAAGGTGCTGATGGCCCTTGAACAGGGAAGGGTATCAGAATTCAAGGGGAAAAACCTTGATGAAATTAACCTTGATCCTAATG AGAAAGTGAATGTAGAGACTGATGTTTCTGAAACTGATGTTTCTGAAACTGAGGATGAAGAAAGTGAGGGTGAGATGCCACAGCCAAAAAAACGACGTCGGTCCTCTTCAACATCTATAG CGGAATCTTCAGTTGGCACCAAGTCTTTGAGGGAAATGCCACAGCAAGAGAAGCAATGTCAGTCCCCTTCAACATCTACAG AAGAAAATTCATTTGCCCGCAAGTCGGCAAAGGAGAGAGCGACGACTTCAAACTCAG gtttgTCAAAATGCCCCAAAAGAAAGTGGACAGAAGAGGAGGTGAAGGCAGTTGAAAACAAACTTTTAGACTGCATCACATCTGGCAGGTTACCAGGGATAAGACAGTGTGAAGACTGCATCAGGTCAGCGCCGGAATTGCTTAAAAACAGAACCTGGAAATCAGTGAAGTTTTATGTCAAGAACCGAATAAcagcattcaggagagagtgtgagaaaagaaagaaaatgtaa
- the LOC135771447 gene encoding uncharacterized protein isoform X2, with the protein MDKKSPNKVNKRISRFERRITRLRKHHGECARRQSAREKAMETSSVGTIMPHQDPDDQVPSPLQQDILDLKLMCRKRSLLDSKGNMDSSIPSDVTKPFGKKSLSTKKSADTDSDADTEILELPSSSVSPGACDVPDLKRTDSVFLTKKSLGISSTSDDSISSIDNSEDEYVPESESSSEESEDSIPQPLSSPSSTNVSLGDNVDSSSSSMNADKECSPLEVKETMTHSDNDCSSEVSVMKLKKTAYGQRMYNKKHYCFYCYKPFCKMARHLAQVHKNEVDVAKALSYPKGSKERKINLDLLRNKGNRVHNTNVLKAGKGVLVPRQQSTAKNVNFKDYLHCLNCQGLFRRKALWRHMSRCNLAKKCQVTKPGRSRVQALCAYAEPVPEGVTKKLWKLISDMKQDEVTHVVKSDACIIKFGEHLCNKMGNDKTKHEYIRTKMREAGRLLVSARKVGKLQSIKDFFIPQNFYDVIKAVKDTAGYREEDEVFAIPSLALKLGHNLKKMADIAECEAMIAGDENIVQKVKMFKKMYTTKWNELVSASALKTLNEAKWNTPELLPFTEDVKKMHIHLSKQTKLYQEKLKLEKSQKNWSNLAQVTLCDVMVFNRRRAGEVSKMKLNSYLLRNTSVLHSDVAVALSKVEQKLCQHFQRVEIRGKRDRKVPILLTPSMLDSMELLVKNRQACGVHDENLFFFAKPMTETSYYKGTDCIRKVAYQCGAERPKTLKTTKLRKHIATLSTVLNLRDTDMDQLADFMGHDIRVHRNFYRLPEGTLQLAKISKVLMALEQGRVSEFKGKNLDEINLDPNEKVNVETDVSETDVSETEDEESEGEMPQPKKRRRSSSTSIAESSVGTKSLREMPQQEKQCQSPSTSTEENSFARKSAKERATTSNSGLSKCPKRKWTEEEVKAVENKLLDCITSGRLPGIRQCEDCIRSAPELLKNRTWKSVKFYVKNRITAFRRECEKRKKM; encoded by the exons ATGGACAAAAAAAG cCCAAATAAAGTCAACAAAAGGATCAGCAGGTTTGAACGTCGCATCACAAGACTGAGAAAGCATCATGGTGAATGTGCCAGGAGACAATCAGCTAGAGAaaag GCAATGGAAACATCAAGTGTTGGCACCATCATGCCTCACCAGGACCCAGATGACCAGGTCCCATCTCCCCTCCAGCAGGACATACTTGACTTAAAATTGATGTGTAGAAAACGATCCTTG CTGGATTCAAAGGGAAATATGGACAGTTCAATACCTTCAGATGTTACCAAGCCGTTTGGCAAAAAGTCACTGTCTACAAAGAAATCTGCG GACACAGACAGTGATGCAGATACAGAAATCCTAGAGTTGCCCAGTTCTTCTGTATCACCAGGAGCCTGTGATGTCCCAGACCTAAAGAGGACTGACAGTGTATTC CTTACCAAGAAATCATTAGGGATCAGTTCCACTTCAGATGACTCAATTAGCAGCATTGACAACAGTGAAGACGAGTATGTGCCTGAATCGGAGAGCAGTTCTGAAGAATCTGAAGACAGCATTCCACAGCCTTTGTCCAGTCCCTCATCTACCAATGTGTCATTAGGTGACAATGTTGATTCTTCCTCATCTTCCATGAATGCAGACAAGGAATGTTCCCCACTTGAAGTTAAGGAGACAATGACTCATTCAGATAATGACTGCAGTAGTGAGGTTTCTGTAATGAAACTGAAAAAGACTGCATATGGCCAAAGAATGTACAACAAAAAGCattattgcttttattgttACAAACCATTCTGCAAAATGGCAAGACACTTGGCCCAAGTTCATAAAAATGAGGTCGATGTAGCAAAAGCTCTTTCTTATCCAAAGGGGTCTAAAGAAAGGAAGATTAATTTGGATCTTTTGAGGAATAAAGGGAACCGTGTACACAACACAAATGTTCTAAAAGCTGGCAAAGGAGTGTTGGTGCCACGTCAACAATCCACTGCTAAAAACGTGAATTTTAAGGACTACTTGCACTGTTTGAACTGCCAAGGGCTGTTCAGGCGAAAAGCACTTTGGAGGCATATGTCAAGGTGTAACCTGGCCAAGAAGTGCCAGGTCACAAAACCAGGTAGATCCAGAGTTCAAGCACTCTGTGCTTATGCAGAGCCTGTTCCTGAAGgagtaacaaaaaaattatggaaaCTGATCAGTGACATGAAGCAAGATGAAGTAACGCACGTGGTTAAAAGTGATGCATGCATCATCAAGTTTGGAGAACACTTGTGCAACAAAATGGGGAACGACAAAACCAAGCATGAATACATCAGAACTAAAATGCGTGAGGCTGGAAGGCTGTTGGTATCTGCTAGAAAAGTTGGAAAACTGCAGAGTATTAAAGACTTTTTCATACCCCAAAACTTCTATGATGTTATTAAGGCCGTTAAAGATACAGCGGGATACCGAGAAGAAGATGAGGTCTTTGCAATTCCGTCTTTGGCGTTAAAACTGGGGCACAACCTAAAAAAAATGGCAGATATTGCAGAATGTGAAGCAATGATTGCAGGAGATGAAAACATTGTCcaaaaggtaaaaatgtttaagaaaatgtaTACCACAAAATGGAATGAATTGGTGTCAGCCTCAGCCTTGAAGACACTTAATGAAGCAAAATGGAACACTCCAGAGCTTCTTCCTTTTACTGAGGATGTTAAGAAAATGCACATCCATCTCAGCAAGCAAACTAAACTGTACCAAGAAAAGCTAAAACTTGAGAAAAGTCAAAAGAACTGGTCAAATCTTGCTCAAGTGACTCTGTGTGATGTAATGGTGTTTAATCGCAGGAGAGCAGGAGAAGTTTCGAAAATGAAGTTGAATTCATATCTTCTCCGAAACACATCTGTTTTGCATTCTGATGTCGCGGTTGCTTTATCTAAAGTTGAGCAGAAGCTCTGTCAGCATTTCCAACGTGTTGAAATTAGAGGCAAGCGAGACAGAAAGGTGCCAATACTCCTGACCCCAAGTATGCTGGACTCCATGGAGCTACTTGTAAAGAATCGTCAAGCATGTGGTGTACATgatgaaaatcttttttttttcgcaAAACCCATGACTGAGACATCATACTACAAAGGCACGGATTGCATCAGGAAGGTTGCCTACCAGTGTGGAGCTGAACGTCCAAAGACTCTAAAAACCACAAAGCTGCGGAAACACATTGCAACACTTTCTACAGTGCTTAATCTGAGAGATACTGATATGGaccaattggcagattttatgGGACATGATATAAGAGTTCATAGAAACTTTTACCGACTGCCTGAAGGGACGTTACAACTAGCAAAGATCAGCAAGGTGCTGATGGCCCTTGAACAGGGAAGGGTATCAGAATTCAAGGGGAAAAACCTTGATGAAATTAACCTTGATCCTAATG AGAAAGTGAATGTAGAGACTGATGTTTCTGAAACTGATGTTTCTGAAACTGAGGATGAAGAAAGTGAGGGTGAGATGCCACAGCCAAAAAAACGACGTCGGTCCTCTTCAACATCTATAG CGGAATCTTCAGTTGGCACCAAGTCTTTGAGGGAAATGCCACAGCAAGAGAAGCAATGTCAGTCCCCTTCAACATCTACAG AAGAAAATTCATTTGCCCGCAAGTCGGCAAAGGAGAGAGCGACGACTTCAAACTCAG gtttgTCAAAATGCCCCAAAAGAAAGTGGACAGAAGAGGAGGTGAAGGCAGTTGAAAACAAACTTTTAGACTGCATCACATCTGGCAGGTTACCAGGGATAAGACAGTGTGAAGACTGCATCAGGTCAGCGCCGGAATTGCTTAAAAACAGAACCTGGAAATCAGTGAAGTTTTATGTCAAGAACCGAATAAcagcattcaggagagagtgtgagaaaagaaagaaaatgtaa
- the LOC135771628 gene encoding E3 SUMO-protein ligase ZBED1, with protein sequence MANADKPELEEPPMSLRSPVWEHFGFPVKYVNGERLVDKTKAVCRHCSVMIGYVSGNTSNFLMHLKRHHASVNITSTRKKTTVIQTQLPLAFKQTFAGNSDRAKAITKAIGVFIAADLRPYSVVENTGFKHMMKVIEPRYEIPSRPHFSQKVIPALYEQTKTAVVHELSKASAVALTTDGWTSRATESYLTVTAHHITPEWNMVSHVLQTRPIYEQHTSTNLAEGLKETVLEWKLERAGIKIPVTTDNARNIVNAVSEAGLGPQIGCFAHTINLASQKATGLNQVSRVLGRVRRVVSFFHRSPTAAHILESKQEMLNIPKHTLIHDVTTRWNSSYDMLERYLEQQAAVYSALTEKALKKNKEISTLSDQDLKIAEDVLEVLKPLKTITTLMSTESTPSVSMILPLQTTVLNSMVPSEEDSPTVREIKAAITENLKNRYSACHDFLHKCTVLDPHSIFYSARFKALPHVDDACRDRIYNNLITEIETMKEQSEEATAVSSSPETGHPEASSPPVKKSAMAELFGELFKTQMGNKPSFQLVKEEVTLYKAVDCISLDSNPLEWWRTNESIYPHIAKLAKHYLAVPATSVPSERVFSTAGDIVTASRSALSVDNVDKLIFLTKNMKV encoded by the exons ATGGCTAATGCAGACAAGCCGGAGCTTGAAGAGCCACCCATGTCATTAAGGTCTCCTGTTTGGGAACACTTCGGTTtcccggtgaaatacgtcaacgGAGAAAGACTAGTCGATAAGACGAAAGCAGTGTGCCGACATTGCTCAGTAATGATCGGGTATGTTTCTGGCAACACTTCAAACTTTTTAATGCACTTGAAAAGGCATCACGCGAGTGTGAACATCACTAGTACAAGGAAAAAAACAACTGTAATTCAAACACAGCTCCCGTTGGCATTTAAACAGACCTTTGCTGGTAATTCCGATCGGGCCAAAGCAATAACGAAAGCAATTGGTGTTTTTATAGCAGCTGATCTACGACCATACTCGGTTGTTGAGAACACTGGTTTTAAGCACATGATGAAGGTGATTGAGCCCAGGTATGAAATTCCTTCCCGTCCACATTTCAGCCAAAAGGTTATACCCGCCCTATATGAACAAACTAAAACTGCTGTTGTCCATGAGCTGTCTAAGGCATCTGCTGTAGCACTCACAACTGATGGATGGACATCTAGAGCTACCGAGAGCTACCTAACAGTGACTGCCCATCACATTACTCCCGAGTGGAACATGGTAAGCCATGTTTTGCAAACCCGCCCAATTTATGAACAACACACAAGCACAAATCTGGCAGAGGGACTTAAGGAGACAGTGTTGGAGTGGAAGTTGGAGAGGGCAGGAATTAAAATTCCTGTCACAACAGACAATGCTAGGAATATTGTCAATGCAGTCAGTGAAGCTGGACTAGGCCCTCAAATTGGATGTTTTGCACATACAATTAATTTAGCATCACAGAAAGCAACAGGTCTCAACCAGGTGTCCAGAGTGCTAGGTAGAGTCAGAAGGGTTGTGTCTTTTTTTCACCGTAGCCCAACAGCTGCACATATTTTGGAGAGCAAACAGGAAATGCTTAATATACCAAAACACACACTTATTCATGATGTCACCACCCGCTGGAACTCCAGTTATGATATGCTTGAGAGGTACCTAGAACAGCAAGCAGCTGTGTACTCTGCACTGACAGAAAAGGCCCtcaaaaagaataaagaaataaGCACGCTGTCTGACCAGGATCTGAAAATAGCAGAGGACGTACTTGAGGTTCTTAAACCACTAAAAACCATCACAACACTGATGAGCACTGAATCCACACCTTCAGTATCAATGATCCTCCCCCTTCAAACCACAGTCCTTAACTCTATGGTACCCAGTGAGGAAGACAGTCCAACTGTGAGAGAAATCAAGGCTGCCATCACAGAAAACCTGAAGAACAGATACTCTGCTTGTCATGACTTCCTCCACAAATGCACAGTTCTTGATccgcact caattttttacagtgcgaGGTTCAAAGCCCTTCCTCATGTGGATGATGCCTGTCGTGACAGAATCTACAACAACCTCATCACAGAGATTGAAACCATGAAAGAACAG AGTGAGGAGGCCACAGCAGTTAGTTCATCCCCAGAGACAGGACACCCAGAGGCATCATCTCCTCCTGTCAAGAAGTCAGCCATGGCTGAACTGTTTGGTGAACTCTTCAAGACTCAGATGGGAAACAAGCCTAGTTTTCAGCTGGTGAAGGAAGAGGTTACCTTATACAAGGCTGTGGACTGCATTTCACTGGATTCCAACCCACTTGAATGGTGGAGGACAAATGAGTCCATATATCCTCATATTGCCAAGTTAGCAAAGCACTACCTTGCTGTACCTGCTACCTCAGTCCCTAGCGAGAGGGTATTTTCTACAGCAGGAGACATTGTAACTGCTAGCAGATCTGCCCTTTCCGTAGACAATGTGGACAAGttaatttttttgacaaaaaacatGAAAGTTTAA